One Dietzia sp. JS16-p6b genomic window carries:
- a CDS encoding TIGR03617 family F420-dependent LLM class oxidoreductase, whose translation MKVMTALFGPTDAVDRSAALREAGASGVFTFEGPHDVFTPLVLASQVRGLDVMSNVAIGFPRNPVQLAHQAYDLQLLSEGRFVLGLGTQVRAQIEKRYGTEFDHPVERMTELVGALRAVFATWETGERLDFRGEYYRHTLMTPTFVPGPNPYGPPPIYLGALGPRLTRATAQVADGLLVMPFGSTKFLRESTMPAVRAGLAAAGRREDDFEVVPEVIVSVAAGRDDDHVSTRRLLAFYGSTPAYKPVLDAHGWGDLQPELNAMSKQGRWQEMTSLISDEILHTIAACGTPAEVAAHIRDRVDGVSDRLCLYQTGPIATDALAEIVDALGGGR comes from the coding sequence GTGAAGGTCATGACCGCGCTCTTCGGCCCCACGGACGCCGTCGACCGTTCGGCAGCGCTCAGGGAGGCCGGTGCGTCCGGGGTGTTCACCTTCGAGGGCCCGCACGACGTGTTCACCCCCCTGGTGCTTGCGTCCCAGGTCCGGGGCCTGGACGTGATGTCCAACGTCGCGATCGGCTTTCCCCGCAACCCCGTCCAGCTGGCCCACCAGGCCTACGACCTGCAGCTGCTCAGCGAGGGCCGGTTCGTCCTGGGGTTGGGTACGCAGGTGCGGGCGCAGATCGAGAAGCGCTACGGAACCGAGTTCGATCACCCCGTCGAGCGCATGACGGAACTGGTGGGGGCTCTGCGGGCCGTCTTCGCCACCTGGGAGACCGGTGAGCGCCTGGATTTCCGGGGGGAGTACTACCGCCACACCCTCATGACACCCACCTTCGTGCCCGGACCCAACCCGTACGGCCCGCCGCCCATCTACCTCGGCGCGCTCGGGCCCCGGCTGACCCGGGCCACCGCGCAGGTGGCCGACGGCCTCCTGGTGATGCCGTTCGGGTCCACGAAGTTCCTCCGTGAGTCGACGATGCCGGCCGTGCGCGCGGGACTCGCCGCCGCCGGTCGCCGTGAGGACGACTTCGAGGTGGTGCCCGAGGTGATCGTGTCCGTGGCCGCCGGACGGGACGACGACCACGTGTCCACCCGCCGGTTGCTGGCGTTCTACGGTTCCACCCCCGCGTACAAGCCGGTGCTCGACGCCCACGGCTGGGGCGATCTGCAGCCCGAGCTCAACGCCATGTCCAAACAGGGCCGATGGCAGGAGATGACGTCGTTGATCAGCGACGAGATCCTGCACACCATCGCCGCTTGCGGAACCCCGGCCGAGGTGGCCGCGCACATCCGCGACCGGGTGGACGGGGTGTCGGACCGGCTCTGCCTCTATCAGACCGGTCCCATCGCCACCGATGCGTTGGCCGAGATCGTCGACGCGCTGGGGGGCGGGCGATGA